GCCGCCGAGCGGTCCGCGAACCTCGACGGCGGTGCGGACGAGCTTGCGGCGCACGGTCCGATAGCGCACCCCGAGTGCGTCGAGCGCCCGGAGGCAGTCGCCGTCGCCGCCGGCGGCCGCGATCTCGGGCGCCGCCGCCTGCGCGGCGGCGAGGACCACGCACACGCACAGCATCCGGATTCCGGTCATCGTTTTCCGAGGGTGCCCGCTGCCGGCGCGGACCGCAAGTTTGTATGCTGGCCCCATGGGCGAGACCACCTGTGCCGTCGAGGTCACGAACCCGTTCGCGTCGGAGCCGCCGCAGGTCGAGTTGGTCAATGCGTTTGCCGCCCCGTACGACAACGCGGTGGCGACGGCGCGCACCTGCTACAGCGGATCGGGCATCGTGACCGCGGAACAGGTGCGCGCCCGCCCCGACCAGCGCGATCGAATCGCACGGTCGATCTTCGAGGCAGGCCACCACACCACGCTGCAGCACGCCCACTTCCAGTTCGCGTTGGCGAACGTGTCGCGCCAGTTCTTGTGGTCGTTTCTCCACTCACACCCGTTTTACAACTCGGAGCAGGTGTCGCAGCGCTACGTCACGGTCAAGCCGGCCACGACCGCGATCCCGGCACTGCCGGCACCGGCGCGCGGCGTGTTCGAAGATACCGTCGCGCTCCAGCACGACGCCTACCAGCGGCTCACCGACCTGCTCATGACGCCCGCGGCGCGCGAGTACTACCGGCTGTTTCCGGCGCGAGCGAAACACCGCGACCGCTACGACCGCGACGTCAAAAAGAAGGCGCAGGAGATCGCGCGCTACGTGCTGCCGGTCGCGACGCAGGCGTACCTGTACCACACCGTGTCTGGCATCACCCTGTTGCGCTATTGGCGGCTGTGCGAACAGCGCGACGCATCGGCCGAGACGCGCTACGTGGTCGGCCGCATGGTGCAGGAGCTGTTGCGGGCCGACCCGCAGTTCGCCAAGATCTTGCAGCCGCCGCTGCCGGGCGACGACACCCTCGAGGCGCGCTGCTTTGCCGCGCGTCCCGCCGGCGCGGGGATCACCGCCGCGTTTTTGCGCGAGTTCGACGCCGATCTGGACGGCCTCACGTCGCGGCTCGTCGGGCGCAAGGCTGACAACGAGACGCTCGTCGCGTCGGCGGTGCGCGAGGTGCTCGGCTTGCCGCGCGCGCAGATGTCGGACGAGGACGCGATCCGCCTCGCGCTGGACCCCGCGCGCAACCGCCTGCACGGCGAGGCGATGACGCTCACCACGCTGTCCA
This region of Deltaproteobacteria bacterium genomic DNA includes:
- a CDS encoding FAD-dependent thymidylate synthase, which produces MGETTCAVEVTNPFASEPPQVELVNAFAAPYDNAVATARTCYSGSGIVTAEQVRARPDQRDRIARSIFEAGHHTTLQHAHFQFALANVSRQFLWSFLHSHPFYNSEQVSQRYVTVKPATTAIPALPAPARGVFEDTVALQHDAYQRLTDLLMTPAAREYYRLFPARAKHRDRYDRDVKKKAQEIARYVLPVATQAYLYHTVSGITLLRYWRLCEQRDASAETRYVVGRMVQELLRADPQFAKILQPPLPGDDTLEARCFAARPAGAGITAAFLREFDADLDGLTSRLVGRKADNETLVASAVREVLGLPRAQMSDEDAIRLALDPARNRLHGEAMTLTTLSKISRAMVHASYTFKKKLSHTADSQDQRHRMTPGSRPILTAHLHGEPDYITPVLLEHSAHARVLYDETMHRTWEAIARLRALGVADEWRAYLLPNAVAIRFTESADLLHLHHKLKMRLCYNAQEEIWQASVDEARQIRDVEPTIGRFLLPPCGLRAAAETRPICPEGDRYCGVPVWKLQVGQYARVI